The following coding sequences lie in one uncultured Mailhella sp. genomic window:
- a CDS encoding dicarboxylate/amino acid:cation symporter yields MSAKAADFSLILKLLAGIVIGSLIGTYLGNNTQSPLHHIMDAVVSLRYIFGQIIFFLVPLVIVGFITPAIVRLGQNASKILFTAVAIAYISSIGAAFFSTVSGYIIIPHLSIATSTETLRKLPEIVFQLDIPPLFSVMSALVLALFFGVAITWTKSENLARIFAELERVMSSLVVRIMIPILPFFVGMSFLGLAYEGSLSLHLPVFISMVLIVIVGHFIWLAVLYGIGGALSGRNPWEVFRYYTPAYLTAVGTMSSAATLPVALECARKSRVLSKNLVEFMIPLGSTVHLCGSVLTETFFCMTLHLMLYGTLPSVGVMILFCLLLGIFAVGAPGVPGGTVVASLGIVTGVLGFDQNGVALLIAIFALQDSFGTACNITGDGALTLMLEGIFNRNEQLGELQHKNEA; encoded by the coding sequence ATGTCCGCAAAAGCCGCCGACTTCTCGCTTATTCTCAAACTTCTGGCCGGCATCGTGATAGGCTCCCTCATAGGCACCTACCTCGGCAACAACACGCAAAGCCCCCTGCATCACATCATGGATGCCGTGGTCTCCCTGCGCTACATCTTCGGTCAGATCATCTTCTTCCTGGTGCCGCTCGTCATCGTGGGCTTCATCACTCCGGCCATCGTCCGCCTCGGCCAGAACGCCAGCAAAATTCTGTTCACCGCCGTGGCCATCGCCTACATCTCCTCCATCGGCGCGGCCTTCTTCTCCACCGTTTCCGGCTACATCATCATTCCCCATCTTTCCATCGCCACCTCCACGGAAACGCTGCGCAAGCTCCCCGAAATCGTGTTCCAGCTCGACATTCCCCCGCTCTTCAGCGTCATGAGCGCCCTTGTCCTCGCCCTCTTCTTCGGCGTGGCCATCACCTGGACCAAATCGGAAAACCTGGCCCGCATCTTCGCCGAACTCGAACGCGTCATGAGCTCCCTCGTGGTGCGCATCATGATTCCCATCCTGCCCTTCTTCGTGGGCATGTCCTTCCTCGGCCTCGCCTATGAAGGTTCGCTCAGCCTGCATCTGCCGGTGTTCATCTCCATGGTGCTCATCGTCATCGTGGGGCACTTCATCTGGCTTGCCGTGCTCTACGGCATCGGCGGCGCGCTCTCCGGCCGCAATCCCTGGGAGGTGTTCCGCTACTACACTCCCGCCTATCTCACCGCCGTGGGCACCATGTCCAGCGCCGCCACCCTGCCCGTGGCCCTCGAATGCGCCCGCAAGTCCCGCGTGCTCAGCAAGAACCTCGTGGAATTCATGATTCCCCTCGGCTCAACCGTGCATCTGTGCGGCTCCGTGCTCACCGAAACCTTCTTCTGCATGACCCTGCATCTCATGCTCTACGGCACGCTGCCGAGCGTCGGCGTCATGATTCTCTTCTGCCTGCTGCTCGGCATCTTCGCCGTGGGCGCTCCGGGCGTGCCCGGCGGCACCGTGGTGGCCTCCCTCGGCATCGTGACCGGCGTGCTCGGCTTCGATCAGAACGGCGTGGCCCTGCTCATCGCCATCTTCGCCCTGCAGGACAGCTTCGGCACGGCCTGCAACATCACGGGCGACGGCGCGCTCACGCTCATGCTCGAAGGCATCTTCAACCGCAACGAACAGCTCGGCGAACTCCAGCACAAGAACGAGGCGTAA
- a CDS encoding L-serine ammonia-lyase, iron-sulfur-dependent, subunit alpha produces the protein MSMNEQERSVFLSLLHKEVVPALGCTEPIAVALCSARAAEELGRTPERMDVAVSANLLKNGMGVMVPGTGEMGLGVAAAAGALGGKSALGLECLKDLNEATAQAARDMLAKDAVRLHLADNDQLLYCLVTVHAGNESAAAELAGSHDNITRVWKNGELVLEKKQESADAENADEPWPLTLAKIYEFAVTAPLEEISFILEAARMNRRVAEEGLRQQYGLGVGKMMDMQIRNHMLADDLPTFATKLTAAAADARMAGVMMPVMSNSGSGNQGITCTMPVVACAIRTQADDEKLARALMVSHLTSIHIKHHLGRLSAHCGAMVAGTASACGIALLLGGGLKDMERTVRNMVGNVSGMICDGAKSSCALKVATAVGAGIQAVLLALNGTVVPGNEGIVDDDIEACIANLGRLGSKGMKEADKVILDIMLHKS, from the coding sequence ATGAGCATGAACGAACAGGAACGCTCCGTCTTTCTTTCTCTGCTGCACAAGGAAGTCGTGCCCGCGCTCGGCTGCACGGAGCCCATCGCCGTGGCCCTGTGCTCGGCCCGCGCGGCCGAGGAACTCGGCAGGACGCCAGAACGCATGGACGTGGCCGTGAGCGCCAATCTTCTCAAGAACGGCATGGGCGTCATGGTGCCCGGCACGGGCGAAATGGGTCTCGGCGTGGCCGCGGCCGCAGGCGCGCTCGGCGGCAAGAGCGCCCTCGGGCTGGAATGCCTGAAGGATCTCAACGAAGCCACGGCGCAGGCCGCGCGCGACATGCTTGCCAAAGACGCCGTGCGTCTGCACCTGGCCGACAACGATCAGCTTCTCTACTGTCTGGTCACTGTGCATGCCGGAAACGAAAGCGCCGCCGCGGAACTTGCGGGCAGCCACGACAACATCACCCGCGTGTGGAAAAACGGCGAACTCGTCCTTGAAAAGAAGCAGGAGAGCGCCGACGCCGAAAACGCAGACGAGCCCTGGCCGCTCACGCTGGCCAAAATCTACGAATTTGCAGTCACGGCCCCGCTTGAGGAAATCAGCTTCATTCTGGAAGCCGCGCGCATGAACCGCCGCGTGGCCGAAGAAGGACTCCGGCAGCAGTACGGCCTCGGCGTGGGCAAGATGATGGACATGCAGATCCGCAATCACATGCTCGCCGACGATCTGCCCACCTTCGCCACCAAGCTTACGGCCGCCGCGGCCGACGCGCGCATGGCAGGCGTGATGATGCCCGTCATGAGCAATTCCGGCAGCGGCAATCAGGGCATCACCTGCACCATGCCCGTGGTGGCCTGCGCCATCCGCACCCAGGCCGACGACGAAAAGCTCGCCCGCGCCCTCATGGTGAGTCATCTTACCTCCATCCACATCAAGCATCACCTCGGCCGCCTTTCCGCCCACTGCGGGGCCATGGTGGCGGGAACGGCCTCGGCCTGCGGCATCGCCCTGCTGCTCGGCGGCGGTCTCAAGGACATGGAACGCACCGTGCGCAACATGGTGGGCAACGTTTCGGGCATGATCTGCGACGGAGCAAAAAGCAGCTGCGCCCTCAAGGTGGCCACGGCCGTGGGCGCGGGCATTCAGGCCGTGCTGCTTGCCCTCAACGGCACCGTGGTGCCCGGCAACGAAGGCATCGTGGACGACGACATCGAAGCCTGCATCGCCAATCTCGGACGCCTCGGCTCCAAAGGCATGAAGGAAGCCGACAAGGTCATTCTCGACATCATGCTGCACAAGTCCTGA
- a CDS encoding IS5 family transposase (programmed frameshift) yields the protein MKELFYLSHEQIARIKRNFPRSHGIPRVDDRRVVSGIIYVIKHGLQWRDAPREYGPYKTLYNRFIRWSRLGVFNRIFAELVEQNGSTTRLMIDTTHLKAHRTAASLLKKGAFSRCIGRTKGGLNSKLHAVCNAFGQPLAFHLSGGQVSDYKGAAVLLDTLPQARELLADRGYDADWFRHALSRKGITPCIPGRHSRKTPVVYDKEVYKQRHKIEIMFGRLKDWRRIAMRYDRCAHTFFSAICLAAIVIFYI from the exons ATGAAGGAACTTTTTTATCTTTCTCATGAACAGATTGCTCGTATCAAACGCAACTTTCCTCGTTCCCATGGCATTCCGAGAGTCGATGACAGGCGTGTCGTCAGCGGCATTATCTATGTCATCAAGCACGGCCTGCAATGGAGAGATGCCCCGCGCGAGTATGGACCATACAAAACTCTCTACAATCGTTTTATCCGCTGGAGCCGATTGGGTGTCTTTAACAGGATTTTTGCGGAGCTTGTTGAACAAAACGGCTCCACAACACGCTTGATGATTGATACCACACATCTCAAGGCACACAGGACAGCAGCAAGTTTGCTGAAAAAAGGGGCCT TTTCCCGATGTATCGGACGCACAAAAGGCGGCCTGAATTCAAAACTCCACGCTGTCTGCAATGCCTTCGGTCAACCGTTGGCCTTCCATCTGTCCGGCGGTCAGGTGAGCGACTACAAAGGCGCTGCTGTCCTGCTTGATACTCTGCCGCAGGCCAGGGAGCTTCTGGCGGATAGAGGCTATGATGCCGACTGGTTTCGTCATGCCTTGTCCCGTAAAGGAATCACGCCGTGTATTCCTGGCAGACACAGCCGAAAAACTCCGGTGGTCTATGACAAGGAGGTTTATAAGCAGCGGCACAAGATAGAAATCATGTTCGGCCGACTCAAGGATTGGCGCAGAATAGCCATGCGTTATGACCGTTGTGCACACACGTTCTTTTCGGCCATTTGTCTCGCTGCCATTGTCATCTTTTATATTTAA
- the thrS gene encoding threonine--tRNA ligase: MQISVEGKLVEAADGASCAEVLKQALSGKRFKAALACRVKTADKETLLDLSAAMPADALEAAPVTAEDPEGLQLLRHSTSHVMAAAVKRLFPDVKVTIGPSIDSGFYYDFDTPRPFSHDDLEAIEKEMRAIIAENVPFERSVMKKDDAVALFRDKGENYKVEIIKGIDADTVSLYRCGDFLDLCRGPHIPGTGAVKAFKLLSVAGAYWRGDEKNPMLSRIYGTAFADEKALKEYLNALEEAKRRDHRRLGKELGLFSFHEDVAPGMSFWLPKGMMLRTILEDFLVREHLKRGYELVRGPQILRRELWERSGHYDHYRENMYFTEIEGDVHGVKPMNCVGHMLMYGETLHSYRDLPVRMFELGVVHRHEKSGTLHGLLRVRQFTQDDAHIICTTDQLEDEIINVMHLSADLMDLFGFKYRIFISTRPEDSIGSDADWENATNALIKAVEKEGKPYQINEGDGAFYGPKIDIKVTDAIGREWQLSTIQVDFTLPERFDLVYVGQDGERHRPVMVHRAILGSLERFIGVLTEHYAGAFPAWLAPVQARIVNVTDAQMDYVKEMKASLVAAGIRVETDLRNEKLGFKIREAQMAKIPYVLVVGDKEVADRGFSVRLRSGENIGFRSVEDVIAMIKADSEEPFKRGGMSYSFA; this comes from the coding sequence ATGCAGATATCCGTAGAAGGAAAGTTGGTTGAGGCCGCCGACGGCGCATCCTGCGCCGAGGTGCTGAAGCAGGCTCTTTCCGGCAAACGGTTCAAGGCCGCTCTTGCCTGCCGCGTGAAGACCGCAGACAAGGAAACGCTGCTCGATCTTTCTGCTGCAATGCCCGCCGATGCGCTGGAAGCCGCCCCCGTGACGGCTGAGGACCCCGAAGGGCTTCAGCTGCTGCGTCATTCCACTTCCCACGTCATGGCCGCCGCCGTGAAGAGACTGTTCCCCGACGTGAAGGTCACCATCGGCCCGTCCATCGACTCCGGCTTTTATTACGACTTCGACACTCCGCGTCCCTTCTCCCACGACGACCTTGAAGCCATTGAAAAGGAAATGCGCGCCATCATCGCCGAGAACGTTCCCTTCGAGCGCTCCGTGATGAAGAAGGACGACGCCGTTGCCCTGTTCCGCGACAAGGGCGAGAACTACAAGGTGGAGATCATCAAGGGCATCGATGCCGACACCGTGTCCCTGTACCGCTGCGGAGACTTCCTTGATCTCTGCCGCGGACCGCACATTCCCGGCACGGGCGCGGTCAAGGCCTTCAAGCTGCTTTCCGTGGCCGGCGCCTACTGGCGCGGCGACGAAAAGAATCCCATGCTTTCCCGCATTTACGGCACGGCCTTTGCGGATGAAAAGGCCCTCAAGGAATATCTGAACGCCCTTGAGGAAGCCAAGAGACGCGATCATCGCCGCCTCGGCAAGGAACTCGGCCTGTTCTCCTTCCATGAAGACGTGGCCCCGGGCATGTCCTTCTGGCTGCCCAAGGGCATGATGCTCCGCACCATTCTCGAAGACTTCCTCGTGCGCGAACATCTCAAGCGCGGCTACGAGCTCGTGCGCGGCCCGCAGATTCTGCGCCGCGAACTGTGGGAGCGTTCCGGTCACTACGATCACTACCGTGAAAACATGTACTTCACGGAAATCGAAGGCGACGTCCACGGCGTGAAGCCCATGAACTGCGTGGGCCACATGCTCATGTACGGCGAAACCCTGCACAGCTATCGCGATCTGCCCGTGCGCATGTTCGAGCTCGGCGTGGTGCATCGTCATGAAAAGTCCGGCACGCTGCACGGTCTGCTGCGCGTGCGCCAGTTCACCCAGGACGACGCCCACATCATCTGCACCACCGATCAGCTGGAAGACGAAATCATCAACGTCATGCATCTTTCCGCCGACCTGATGGATCTCTTCGGCTTCAAGTACCGCATCTTCATTTCCACCCGTCCCGAGGACAGCATCGGCTCCGACGCGGACTGGGAAAACGCCACGAACGCGCTCATCAAGGCCGTGGAGAAGGAAGGCAAGCCCTACCAGATCAACGAAGGCGACGGCGCGTTCTACGGCCCCAAGATAGATATCAAGGTCACCGACGCCATCGGCCGCGAATGGCAGCTTTCCACCATTCAGGTGGACTTCACCCTGCCTGAGCGCTTCGATCTCGTGTACGTCGGACAGGACGGCGAACGTCATCGTCCCGTCATGGTGCACCGCGCCATTCTGGGTTCGCTGGAACGCTTCATCGGCGTTCTCACCGAACATTACGCCGGCGCCTTCCCTGCCTGGCTTGCTCCCGTGCAGGCCCGCATCGTCAACGTGACCGACGCCCAGATGGATTATGTCAAGGAAATGAAGGCCAGCCTCGTTGCGGCCGGTATCCGCGTGGAAACCGACCTGCGCAACGAAAAGCTGGGCTTCAAGATTCGCGAAGCCCAGATGGCCAAGATTCCCTACGTCCTCGTGGTGGGCGACAAGGAAGTGGCCGACAGAGGCTTCAGCGTCCGCCTGCGTTCCGGCGAGAACATCGGCTTCCGCTCCGTGGAGGACGTGATCGCCATGATCAAGGCGGACAGTGAGGAACCGTTCAAACGTGGAGGTATGAGCTATAGCTTCGCCTAA
- the leuC gene encoding 3-isopropylmalate dehydratase large subunit — translation MGMTVTQKILAAHAGLESVTAGQLIEAKLDVVMGNDITIALAVPEFRKAGADKVFDKDKVVVVLDHFAPNKDIKAAMQCKVCREFARENELTHFFDVGRMGIEHALLPEQGIVAPGEVIIGGDSHTCTYGALGAFSTGVGSTDLAMGMATGENWFKVPAAIRFNLTGKPGKWVCGKDVMLHVIGLIGVDGALYRSMEFSGSGVANLSMDDRFSMTNMAIEAGAKNATFPVDDVCRAYLEKHCKKSWTAYEADPDAEYEKTIDIDLSAIRPTVAFPHLPSNTRTIDEVGDVELDQVFIGSCTNGRMEDMAMAASILKGHRISDRLRVIVIPATPSIYMECMEKGYIRTFMEAGCAVSTPTCGACLGGHMGILAAGEKCLSTTNRNFVGRMGHVESEVYLCSPAVAAASAIAGRIVSPEAIMDKEGND, via the coding sequence ATGGGCATGACCGTAACTCAGAAAATACTGGCCGCGCACGCCGGACTCGAAAGCGTGACCGCGGGCCAGCTCATTGAAGCGAAGCTCGACGTGGTCATGGGCAACGACATCACCATAGCGCTGGCCGTTCCCGAATTCCGCAAGGCCGGAGCCGACAAGGTCTTCGACAAGGACAAGGTTGTGGTGGTTCTCGACCACTTCGCTCCCAACAAGGACATCAAGGCCGCCATGCAGTGCAAGGTCTGCCGCGAATTCGCCCGCGAAAACGAACTCACCCACTTCTTCGACGTGGGCCGCATGGGCATAGAACACGCCCTGCTCCCCGAACAGGGCATCGTGGCTCCCGGCGAAGTCATCATCGGCGGCGACTCCCACACCTGCACCTACGGCGCGCTCGGCGCGTTCTCCACGGGCGTGGGCAGCACCGATCTCGCCATGGGCATGGCCACGGGCGAAAACTGGTTCAAGGTTCCCGCGGCCATCCGTTTCAACCTTACGGGCAAGCCCGGCAAGTGGGTCTGCGGCAAGGACGTCATGCTGCACGTCATCGGCCTCATCGGCGTGGACGGCGCGCTCTACCGCTCCATGGAATTTTCCGGCAGCGGCGTGGCCAACCTCTCCATGGACGACCGCTTCTCCATGACCAACATGGCCATTGAAGCCGGAGCCAAAAACGCCACCTTCCCCGTGGACGACGTGTGCCGCGCCTACCTCGAAAAGCACTGCAAAAAGAGCTGGACCGCCTACGAGGCCGACCCCGACGCCGAATACGAAAAGACCATCGACATCGATCTTTCCGCCATCCGTCCCACGGTGGCCTTCCCGCATCTGCCCTCCAACACCCGCACCATCGACGAAGTGGGCGACGTGGAACTCGATCAGGTGTTCATCGGCTCCTGCACCAACGGCCGCATGGAAGACATGGCCATGGCCGCAAGCATTCTCAAGGGCCACAGGATCAGCGACAGGCTGCGCGTCATCGTTATTCCGGCAACGCCCTCCATCTACATGGAATGCATGGAAAAAGGATACATCCGCACCTTCATGGAAGCCGGATGCGCCGTGAGCACCCCCACCTGCGGCGCATGCCTCGGCGGCCACATGGGCATTCTCGCCGCGGGCGAAAAATGCCTTTCCACCACCAACCGCAACTTCGTGGGCCGCATGGGCCATGTGGAGTCGGAAGTGTATCTGTGCAGCCCGGCCGTGGCGGCCGCTTCGGCCATAGCGGGCCGCATCGTCAGCCCTGAAGCAATCATGGACAA